A single Pan paniscus chromosome 21, NHGRI_mPanPan1-v2.0_pri, whole genome shotgun sequence DNA region contains:
- the LOC117977236 gene encoding translation initiation factor IF-2, which translates to MAAGARAVPGRPTQPSVPQSFLTRPRTQPGGHERPCHARQPRPQAAGPAAGASVRRTRTGAASPRSRTDAAPASRTPPMQRPGRDVRGWRVLRECPAKPSYLGGLPRQGSQDGPPHTGGGGSSARPLPGGAGAGLPADWSRALMDSRHVPPPRQRGAGPQAVLATTRPTSVCSGPAARVAFSGPLVRRVPPKREHPLQGR; encoded by the coding sequence ATGGCGGCGGGAGCGCGCGCCGTTCCCGGTCGACCCACCCAGCCCTCAGTCCCGCAGAGCTTTCTCACGCGGCCCCGGACACAGCCCGGCGGCCACGAGCGGCCCTGTCACGCACGGCAGCCCCGCCCACAGGCCGCAGGCCCCGCGGCCGGCGCGTCAGTCAGGCGTACTCGCACGGGCGCCGCTAGCCCGCGGTCCCGCACAGACGCAGCCCCCGCGTCCCGAACACCGCCCATGCAGCGACCGGGACGGGACGTGAGGGGATGGCGCGTCCTCCGGGAATGCCCGGCCAAACCCAGTTACCTGGGCGGGCTTCCCAGACAAGGGAGCCAGGACGGGCCGCCTCACACCGGCGGCGGCGGGTCCTCCGCGCGCCCTCTCCCgggaggggcgggggcggggctgcCTGCGGATTGGTCGCGGGCACTGATGGACAGCCGACATGTCCCGCCCCCCCGGCAGCGCGGGGCTGGTCCGCAGGCAGTTCTGGCGACGACCAGACCCACGTCTGTCTGTTCCGGCCCTGCTGCCAGGGTGGCCTTCAGTGGTCCTCTCGTTCGGAGAGTTCCCCCCAAGCGTGAGCACCCCTTACAGGGGCGTTAG